The sequence below is a genomic window from Neomicrococcus aestuarii.
GCATTGAAGGCTTGAACTTCAAGGTTGCCGGATTCTCCAACCTGACTCAGGATCACCTCGATCTTCACGGCACCATGGAGGAGTATTTCGCGGCCAAAGCGAAACTGTTCACGCCTGAGTTCGCAAGCTGCGGCGTCGTCCTTATTGATAGTGAGTGGGGTGCGCGCATAGCGCAAGCCGCTCGTGACTCCGGACTGCCCGTGATCACGTTCGCAACCCCCACGGGAACGCCCACGGAAGCCGCGGACTGGACTGTGGCGAACGTAGAACGTTCCGGTCTTGGTCATAACTTCAGCCTCACGCACCGCGATGGCCGGACGCTTCGCGCGCATACCGGACTACCGGGCGACTTCAACGTGGCGAACGCCGCGCTGGCGCTCACCATGATGGTTGCGGCGGATCTGGTGCCGCTTGAGGTCCTGCAAAAAGCACTCGATGAGCACGATCCTCTCAGCGCTAACGTCCCCGGACGCATGGAAGTGGTGGGCCATGAGCCCGCATCTATCGTCGACTTTGCGCACAACCCGGACGCCATGGTCCGTGCGCTTGAAGCTGTTCGACCCGGAACGTCAGGCCGCGTGATTGTGGTCTTCGGTGCTACCGGCGAACGCGACCAAGCTAAGCGACCCATCATGGGAGCAATCGCTGCGCGCGGTGCCGACGTGGTGATCGTGACGGACGACGATCCGCACGACGAAGACGAACAAACCATCCGCACCGCAGTCATGGCTGGCGTCCTTGACGAAGCCGCCGCGATGGGGGCCAAGGCACCGCTGGTTCGCGAGGTTTTCCCACGCGCCGAAGCCATCGAGGAAGCAGTTCGCCTGGCCAAATCCGAGGACACCATCTTGGTGGCGGGCCGCGGTCACGAAATCTGGCAAGAGGTCAAGGGAGTTAATCTCCCGCTCGATGATCGTCAAGAACTGCGAGACGCCTTGAGTGCGCGGAGCGGATTTGGGATAGCTCACACTGCTGTCCAGGATCACGCGCCACAGTCCACAGAAAACAACGCGGCAGAGTAAAGTCCAGAGGGTCATGATTGAACTAAACGCCGCACAGATTGCGGACATCACAGGTGGATACCTCACCGCCACGGCGGACCCCAACTCGGTGGTCCTCGGCGTCGACACGGATTCCCGCGAGTGCCAGCCAGGCTGGATGTTCGTTGCGAAGCCGGGGGAGACCACGGACGGTCACCACTTCATTGGGAAGGCGCGCTCCAACGGTGCCGTTCTGGTGCTGGCCGAACGTGAAACCCAGGACGACGACGCCGCGGTGGATCCCGCAGTCATTGTTGAGGACGCGGTGCTCGCCATGGGTAAGATCGCGGCTTTCGTTGTGGCTTCCCTGCGCGAGCGCGGCACACGTGTGGTGGGTATTACCGGTTCCGCTGGCAAGACGACGACCAAGGATTTGCTAGCCGCTCTTCTTTCTACCGCCGGTCCAACTGTGGCTCCTGTGGGTTCGTTCAACGGCGAGGTCGGCGTTCCGCTGACGGTTTTCCGCGCCACGGAGGAGACCAAGTATTTGGTAGTGGAAATGGGTGCCACGGGTATCGGCCACATCAAATACTTGACGGATCTGGTCCACCCCGAAATCGGTATTGAACTTTTCGTGGGCTCAGCGCACGCTGGAGAGTTCGGCGGCGTGGAGAACATCGCCATCGCCAAGCGGGAGCTTGTTGAATCGCTTCCCGCTGTGGGTACGGCAATTCTCAACCGCGACGATCAGCGAGTCATGGAAATGGCTGGGCACACCGTTGCCAGCATCATGACTTTCGGTGTGGGGGATGCGGCGTCAGCTCCGGAAAATTCGGTGACCGCAGAAGATCTCAACGTTGACGCAAACGGTCACCCGACCTTTGATCTGGTATTCCCGGATGGTTCTTCACACTCGATTGTGTCTGGCCTGATTGGCCGACATAACGTGGGCAACATTCTGGCTGCTGCAACCGCTGCTTTTGCTTTGGGACTGGAGCCAAGCGTCATTTCACAGACCCTCAACGGTCTAGGTGCTTCCTCCCGTTGGCGCATGGAGCGCACGGAACGTGCCGACGGTGTCACCATCATCAACGACGCCTACAACGCCAACCCCGAATCCATGCGAGCCGCACTCCGCACGCTTGCTGAGCTCGGTGTTCCCGACGAAAACGGCAACGCTCGGCGCACGTGGGCGGTGCTCGGCGAAATGCTCGAGCTGGGCGAAGACAGCATTTTGGAACATGACATGCTGGGCCGCATCGCGGTGCGCATGAACATTAAAAAGCTCGTAGTGGTGGGTCTGGGCGCAAAAGCTGCGTTCAACTCAGCAGTCCTGGAAGGTTCTTGGGGTGACGAGGCCTGCTTCGTCAATGATGTGAACGAAGCTGAAGCGCTGCTCTCTGAGAAGCTGGCTCCAGGCGATATTGTGTTGTTCAAGTCTTCTAACGGTGCCGGCCTCCGGTATCTGGGGGACCGCATCGCCGCTCTCTCCCCGCAGCAGAATAATTCGGAGGATGCTCGACCATGATTTCTATGATCCTTGGCGCCGGCATCGCCTTGCTGATTTCTTTCCTTGGCACCCCGCTGTTCATCAAGCTGTTGGTGCGCCGTTCCTACGGTCAGTTCGTTCGCGATGACGGACCTACTTCGCACCACGTCAAGCGCGGTACCCCCACCATGGGCGGACTCGTCATTGTGCTGGCAGTGCTGGTGTCCTACTTCGCCACCCACCTGATCACCGGGATGTTCCAAGAAAAGATCTCTGGCCCTTCGGCTTCTGGTCTGCTGTTGCTCTTCTTGATGACCGGCATGGGACTTGTGGGCTTCTTGGACGACTTCAAGAAGATCTCCAAGAAGCAATCCTTGGGATTGACCGCATGGCAAAAGATCGTTTTGCAAGCGGTGGTTGGTATCTCCTTCGCCATCATGGCACTTCAGTTCCCGGACGAGACCGGCCTGACTCCGGCGTCCATGAATATCTCCTTCATTCGCGATATTCCGTGGCTTGATCTCGCGGTTTTCGGGCCGATCGTCGGGGCTATCCTCTTTGTCCTGTGGGCCAACCTGATTGTTACCGCCAGCACCAATGGTGTGAACCTCACCGACGGTTTGGACGGCTTGGCAACGGGCGCTTCCATTTTGGTGTCTTCCGCCTACGTTCTGATGGGCATCTGGCAGACCAACCAAGCGTGCGGTTCCGTGCGCTCCATTGGCAACGTCTGCTACGAAGTCCGTGACCCCATGGACCTTGCACTCCTTGCTGCCATCCTGTGTGGCGCCCTTGTTGGCTTCTTGTGGTGGAACACCTCGCCCGCGAAGATCTTCATGGGGGACACCGGTTCTCTGGCCCTCGGTGGCGCGTTCGCTGCGTTCGCCATCCTGTCCCGCACGGAAGTTCTGTTCGTGATCCTGGCCGGATTGTTCGTGATCATCTCCGCATCCGTCATTATTCAGGTGCTCTACTTCAAGATGAGCGGCGGTAAGCGCGTGTTCTTGATGGCACCTTTGCAGCACCACTTTGAACTCAAGGGATGGCTAGAGGTCACTGTGGTGGTCCGCTTCTGGATCATTGCCGGACTGTGCGTCGCCGTTGCCCTTGGAATCTTCTACGCAGAATGGCTTGTTGGACTGTGACCAACCTTGATGAATTGACTTCGTGGGATGCCAATTGGAGGGGCGTCCGCGTCCTGGTAACGGGACTCGGAGTCACCGGTTTTTCCGTCGCCGATACGCTCATTGAGCTCGGCGCCACTGTGGTGGTGGTAGATGGCTCAACGAGCGAGCTCGTAGCCCAGCGCGCCGACACCCTAAAAATTGTGGGTGCCCACGACGTTCTGTTGGGATCGGAACACCTCGACTCCTTGCCGCTGATCGACGGAGCGCAACCAGACGTCGTCGTCACCTCCCCAGGCTGGAACCCCCGCCATCCCGTACTTGCCGCCGCAACGGAGGCAGGAATCCCCATTTGGGGGGACATCGAAGTGGCTTGGCGAGTCCGTGAGCGAGCTGGCCGCACCCCCGCTGAGTGGCTAGTGCTGACCGGAACCAACGGTAAAACCACCACGGTAGAAATGACCGCCTCCATCCTTCGCGCCGCCGGCAAACGAGCCATCGCCGTGGGCAACGTAGGCACTCCCATCCTCGACGCAATCCGTGATCCGCAAGGGTACGACGTCTTCGCGATCGAGCTCTCCAGCTTCCAGCTGCACTACACGCACACCATGTCACCGCTAGCTTCCGCCGTCCTGAATTTGGCTGAAGACCACGTGGACTGGCACGGAAGCATCGAAGAGTACTTCGCCGCGAAAGCGAAGATCTACGAACGCACCCGTGCCGCCGTGATCTACAACGTGGAGCAGCGCGAAACCGAGAAAATGGTGGAAGAAGCCGACGTGGTGGATGGTTGCCGAGCAATCGGTTTCACCACCGGCATTCCCGGACTGAGCATGCTCGGTGTGGTCGAAGGCCTCCTTGTAGACCGTGCTTTCATTGAAGAACGACGCTCGTCCGCCGCCGAACTGGCCTCACTGAGTGATCTCGGTGAAATCGTGCCACAGCACACCGCCGCCAACGCTCTCGCGGCAGCCGCACTCTGCCGCGCCTACGGAGTTTCCGCCGCAGCTGTGAAGCAGGGCCTGAGCGATTTTGAGCCCGGCGATCACCGCATCCAAGTCATCGCCTCCAAAGACGGCGTGACCTGGATCAACGATTCCAAAGCCACGAACCCCCACGCCGCCAGCGCCTCGCTATCCGCCTTCAAGTCCATCGTGTGGGTTGCCGGTGGCCTGCCCAAGGGTGTGGAGTACGACGAGCTAGTGCTGAAGCACCGCGAGCGATTGCGGGCCGTCGTCCTCATCGGAGCGGATTCCTCAAAGCTTGCTGAGTCATTGGCAAGACACGCGCCAGACGTCCCGGTGATAGGTCCCGGAGTGCAGGAAACTGGAAGTGAAGCGACTGAGCAAGGCTCGGTAGAGCAACGTTCGTCGAGTGGCGAAGACGTCATGAGACAAGCCGTTGCCGCAGCCGCGAGTGTGGCTCAAGACGGGGACACCGTGTTGATGGCGCCAGCGGCCGCGTCCATGGATCAATTCCAGTCCTATGCGCATCGCGGCAACGCTTTTGTTCAAGCAGTGCAGGATCTTCTGAGATAGGGATTTCTGCTACAGAAACTACCCAGTTAGGAGATCCTCGTGGCTATCGACGCATCAGCACCAACGGGCGCCGCACAGAAGTCTCCTCGCAACGGGTCAAACCGCGGACGCAACACGTTCATGGACCGGTTCTGGAAGCGCATCGACGGAAACCCCAGCCAAGGCTCCGGCCCCTTGTACTACGTCATCTTGGGTGTCACGCTAGCGCTGACCGTCATTGGCCTTGTCATGGTGCTGTCCTCGTCATCGGTGGAAGCCATCACGGAAGAGGACTCCTCCTACGCGTTGTTCTTGCGGCAGGGACTCTTCGCTGCCTTAGGCGTTGTGGGAATGCTGGCGTTATCTCGCTTCCCCGTAGCTGCTTTTCGCAAAATGTCGTGGATCCTTCTGGTGCTGGCTGTGGGCTTATTGGGCTTGGTCTTCACACCGCTCGGCGTGGAAGTGTACGGCAACCGTAACTGGATCAAGATCGGTTCATTCACCGGTCAGCCCT
It includes:
- the mraY gene encoding phospho-N-acetylmuramoyl-pentapeptide-transferase — encoded protein: MISMILGAGIALLISFLGTPLFIKLLVRRSYGQFVRDDGPTSHHVKRGTPTMGGLVIVLAVLVSYFATHLITGMFQEKISGPSASGLLLLFLMTGMGLVGFLDDFKKISKKQSLGLTAWQKIVLQAVVGISFAIMALQFPDETGLTPASMNISFIRDIPWLDLAVFGPIVGAILFVLWANLIVTASTNGVNLTDGLDGLATGASILVSSAYVLMGIWQTNQACGSVRSIGNVCYEVRDPMDLALLAAILCGALVGFLWWNTSPAKIFMGDTGSLALGGAFAAFAILSRTEVLFVILAGLFVIISASVIIQVLYFKMSGGKRVFLMAPLQHHFELKGWLEVTVVVRFWIIAGLCVAVALGIFYAEWLVGL
- a CDS encoding UDP-N-acetylmuramoyl-tripeptide--D-alanyl-D-alanine ligase; translated protein: MIELNAAQIADITGGYLTATADPNSVVLGVDTDSRECQPGWMFVAKPGETTDGHHFIGKARSNGAVLVLAERETQDDDAAVDPAVIVEDAVLAMGKIAAFVVASLRERGTRVVGITGSAGKTTTKDLLAALLSTAGPTVAPVGSFNGEVGVPLTVFRATEETKYLVVEMGATGIGHIKYLTDLVHPEIGIELFVGSAHAGEFGGVENIAIAKRELVESLPAVGTAILNRDDQRVMEMAGHTVASIMTFGVGDAASAPENSVTAEDLNVDANGHPTFDLVFPDGSSHSIVSGLIGRHNVGNILAAATAAFALGLEPSVISQTLNGLGASSRWRMERTERADGVTIINDAYNANPESMRAALRTLAELGVPDENGNARRTWAVLGEMLELGEDSILEHDMLGRIAVRMNIKKLVVVGLGAKAAFNSAVLEGSWGDEACFVNDVNEAEALLSEKLAPGDIVLFKSSNGAGLRYLGDRIAALSPQQNNSEDARP
- a CDS encoding UDP-N-acetylmuramoyl-L-alanyl-D-glutamate--2,6-diaminopimelate ligase, which produces MVENSPADTERELRPRTAPHVSLDAVVRAIGATLLESGDVERAHQVTVQGVCLNSRAVQPGDLYAALPGAKRHGSEFAAQALAAGAVGILTDDDAAARLQSEGSLPADTPIIVTEDPRKATGIAAQFIYGTTPEAPSMFGVTGTNGKTTTTYFLRALLRALGHKTGLIGTIEIVADEEVIPSVLTTPEASQLHGILARMRESGVTAAAMEVSSHAIEFRRIEGLNFKVAGFSNLTQDHLDLHGTMEEYFAAKAKLFTPEFASCGVVLIDSEWGARIAQAARDSGLPVITFATPTGTPTEAADWTVANVERSGLGHNFSLTHRDGRTLRAHTGLPGDFNVANAALALTMMVAADLVPLEVLQKALDEHDPLSANVPGRMEVVGHEPASIVDFAHNPDAMVRALEAVRPGTSGRVIVVFGATGERDQAKRPIMGAIAARGADVVIVTDDDPHDEDEQTIRTAVMAGVLDEAAAMGAKAPLVREVFPRAEAIEEAVRLAKSEDTILVAGRGHEIWQEVKGVNLPLDDRQELRDALSARSGFGIAHTAVQDHAPQSTENNAAE
- the murD gene encoding UDP-N-acetylmuramoyl-L-alanine--D-glutamate ligase — its product is MACWTVTNLDELTSWDANWRGVRVLVTGLGVTGFSVADTLIELGATVVVVDGSTSELVAQRADTLKIVGAHDVLLGSEHLDSLPLIDGAQPDVVVTSPGWNPRHPVLAAATEAGIPIWGDIEVAWRVRERAGRTPAEWLVLTGTNGKTTTVEMTASILRAAGKRAIAVGNVGTPILDAIRDPQGYDVFAIELSSFQLHYTHTMSPLASAVLNLAEDHVDWHGSIEEYFAAKAKIYERTRAAVIYNVEQRETEKMVEEADVVDGCRAIGFTTGIPGLSMLGVVEGLLVDRAFIEERRSSAAELASLSDLGEIVPQHTAANALAAAALCRAYGVSAAAVKQGLSDFEPGDHRIQVIASKDGVTWINDSKATNPHAASASLSAFKSIVWVAGGLPKGVEYDELVLKHRERLRAVVLIGADSSKLAESLARHAPDVPVIGPGVQETGSEATEQGSVEQRSSSGEDVMRQAVAAAASVAQDGDTVLMAPAAASMDQFQSYAHRGNAFVQAVQDLLR